One window from the genome of Buchnera aphidicola str. Ua (Uroleucon ambrosiae) encodes:
- the dnaT gene encoding primosomal protein DnaT yields MKLLISDKINFDLFCQNPNQIIEKSNKGVLEILKNNSTIFYIITPEIFNKIFDLQYKLKNHQNVNTKNINKKFSMHPDWTPDQDFIRHAALWGIILNKEVSKSELAAFISYWQAEGCFFYHIQWQQKLARSLQNSRSIEYKLQKKRDITYIPTPDQTIPHGFRGK; encoded by the coding sequence ATGAAACTTTTAATTTCTGATAAAATAAATTTTGATTTATTTTGTCAAAATCCAAATCAAATAATTGAAAAATCTAATAAAGGTGTACTAGAAATATTAAAAAATAACTCAACTATTTTTTATATCATCACTCCTGAAATTTTTAATAAAATATTTGATTTACAATATAAATTAAAAAATCATCAAAATGTCAACACAAAAAATATAAATAAAAAATTTTCTATGCACCCAGACTGGACACCTGATCAAGATTTTATACGCCATGCAGCATTATGGGGCATTATTCTAAATAAAGAAGTATCAAAATCAGAGCTAGCTGCTTTTATCTCTTATTGGCAAGCAGAAGGATGTTTTTTTTATCATATACAATGGCAACAAAAATTAGCTAGAAGTCTACAGAACAGTAGATCAATTGAATATAAACTACAAAAAAAACGAGATATTACATATATACCAACACCTGATCAAACAATACCACATGGATTTCGAGGTAAATAA
- the rpmH gene encoding 50S ribosomal protein L34 codes for MKRTFQPSILKRNRSHGFRARMATKNGRYILSRRRAKLRTRLTVSSK; via the coding sequence ATGAAACGAACTTTTCAACCTTCAATATTAAAACGTAATCGTTCACACGGATTTAGAGCGCGTATGGCCACTAAAAATGGTCGTTATATTTTATCACGAAGACGAGCTAAATTAAGAACACGTTTAACTGTTTCTAGCAAGTAA
- the dnaA gene encoding chromosomal replication initiator protein DnaA yields MWIRSLKAKLNNNILEIYAPNEFVLDWVQDKYLIHLKKILQDFCGSNSPLIKFKIYQIYKEKHLKNNILNNTFNTDNKLIWNNIPIFKNISYHSNINNKHNFENFVEGQSNQLARSAAFQVAKKPGHSYNPLFLYGATGLGKTHLLHAIGNGILLHKYNIKIIYINSERFVQDMVKALKNNSIEKFKLYYRSVDVLLIDDIQFFAHKERSQEEFFHTFNTLLEGNQQIILTSDRYPKEINGVEDRLKSRFGWGLTVAIDPPELETRVAILIKKADEKNITLSNEVAVFIAQNLSSNVRELEGALNRVIINSRFTHRTITVDFARKALRDILALKKKLVTINNIQKTVAEYYKIKVSDLLSRKRSRSIARPRQIAMAMAKKLTCHSLPEIGNSFNGRDHTTVLHACRKIEQLITESNEIKKDFLNLINTLSM; encoded by the coding sequence ATGTGGATACGCTCTCTGAAAGCCAAACTAAACAATAATATCTTAGAAATATATGCTCCGAATGAATTTGTTTTAGACTGGGTACAAGATAAATACTTAATTCATTTAAAAAAAATACTACAAGATTTTTGTGGTTCTAATTCTCCATTAATTAAATTTAAAATATATCAAATTTATAAAGAGAAACATTTAAAAAACAACATTTTAAACAATACTTTTAATACAGATAACAAATTAATCTGGAATAATATTCCAATATTTAAAAATATTTCTTATCATTCTAATATTAACAACAAACATAATTTTGAAAATTTTGTAGAAGGACAATCTAATCAACTAGCACGATCTGCAGCATTTCAAGTAGCTAAAAAACCTGGTCATTCTTATAATCCGTTATTTTTATATGGAGCAACAGGATTAGGTAAAACTCATTTACTACATGCTATAGGAAATGGAATTTTATTACATAAATATAATATTAAAATCATTTATATTAACTCTGAACGTTTTGTTCAAGATATGGTAAAAGCATTAAAAAATAATTCTATTGAAAAATTTAAATTATACTATCGTTCTGTTGATGTATTACTTATTGATGATATTCAGTTTTTTGCACATAAAGAACGTTCACAAGAAGAATTTTTTCATACATTTAATACATTATTAGAAGGAAATCAACAAATTATTTTAACTTCTGATCGTTATCCTAAAGAAATTAATGGTGTTGAAGATCGTCTAAAATCAAGATTTGGTTGGGGTTTAACTGTTGCTATAGATCCACCAGAGTTAGAAACTCGAGTAGCTATTCTGATTAAAAAAGCTGATGAAAAAAATATCACTTTATCTAATGAAGTTGCTGTATTTATTGCTCAAAATTTAAGTTCTAATGTCCGTGAATTAGAAGGTGCTCTTAATCGAGTAATTATTAATTCTCGTTTTACTCATCGTACTATTACTGTAGATTTTGCTCGAAAAGCGCTAAGAGATATACTTGCTCTCAAAAAAAAACTTGTTACTATTAATAATATTCAGAAAACAGTTGCAGAATATTATAAAATTAAAGTTAGTGATTTATTATCTAGAAAACGTTCGCGTTCAATCGCGCGTCCAAGACAAATTGCTATGGCAATGGCAAAAAAATTAACTTGTCATAGTTTACCCGAAATAGGAAATTCTTTTAATGGAAGAGATCATACTACAGTATTACATGCATGTCGTAAGATCGAACAATTAATAACAGAAAGTAATGAAATTAAAAAAGATTTTTTAAATTTAATTAACACTTTATCAATGTGA
- the efp gene encoding elongation factor P, producing MHYSNNFRVGSKIIFEKEPCLIESSEFVKPGKGQAFVRVKIRKLLTKQLIEKTFKSTDYLEVADIKEYTLSYLYNDGLFWYFINNDTFEELPVEKSIIGVNKKWLLEQDTCTITLWNNEPISVVPNNFVNLKVIHVQATLKGDTVNTRNIKLATLITGAIVKVPLFIEIGELIKIDTRSGQYISRVK from the coding sequence ATGCATTATAGTAATAATTTTCGTGTAGGTAGTAAAATTATATTTGAAAAAGAACCATGTTTAATAGAATCTAGTGAATTTGTTAAGCCAGGAAAAGGTCAAGCATTTGTACGTGTAAAAATACGAAAATTATTAACAAAACAACTAATAGAAAAAACTTTTAAATCTACAGATTATTTAGAAGTAGCAGATATAAAAGAATATACTTTATCTTATTTATATAATGATGGTCTTTTTTGGTATTTTATAAATAATGATACTTTTGAAGAACTACCAGTAGAGAAGAGCATTATTGGTGTTAATAAAAAATGGTTATTAGAACAAGATACTTGTACTATAACTTTATGGAATAATGAACCTATTTCTGTTGTACCTAATAATTTCGTTAATCTTAAAGTAATACACGTACAGGCTACTTTAAAAGGTGACACAGTAAATACAAGAAATATTAAATTAGCTACATTAATTACAGGCGCTATTGTCAAAGTACCATTATTTATTGAAATTGGTGAATTGATTAAAATAGATACAAGATCTGGTCAATATATATCGCGAGTAAAATAA
- the rnpA gene encoding ribonuclease P protein component, whose product MFNYFFKRNKRLLYSIHFKHVFDKPCQKYNTLEISILGRVNILGYPRLGLSVPRKNIKYAHNRNLIKRLVRETFRLLQYKLPSMDFIVIAQKNIIYLNNKCVIEMLNNLWSHYY is encoded by the coding sequence ATGTTTAATTATTTTTTTAAAAGGAATAAACGATTATTATATTCTATACATTTTAAACATGTTTTTGATAAACCATGTCAAAAATATAATACTTTAGAAATTAGTATTTTAGGGCGTGTTAATATTTTAGGGTATCCTAGATTAGGTCTTAGTGTACCTCGAAAAAATATTAAATATGCTCATAATCGTAATTTAATTAAACGTTTAGTTCGTGAAACTTTTCGTTTATTGCAATATAAATTACCATCAATGGATTTTATAGTGATAGCTCAAAAAAACATTATTTATTTAAATAATAAATGTGTTATAGAGATGTTAAATAATTTATGGTCTCATTATTATTAA
- the dnaC gene encoding DNA replication protein DnaC, translating to MIFSTDFFKRLQRLMPKNIKPKFDNDEDLFAWNQEQGRISSESILRANKAMKMQRILGRSGIRELYMNCSFDNYKIEHDGQRKVLIASKKYAEKFNDNIASFIFSGKPGTGKNHLASAIGNYLILHGKSILLVTVADLMSNIKGTFNGASNITEENLLHNLSSVDLLMIDEIGMQTESRYEKVIINQIVDRRSSSKRSTGMLSNLDHKGMKNLLGERVIDRMRLGNSLWLTFEWDSYRQYVKGNEY from the coding sequence ATGATATTTTCTACTGATTTCTTTAAACGTCTTCAACGTTTAATGCCTAAAAATATAAAACCTAAATTTGATAATGATGAAGATTTATTTGCTTGGAATCAAGAACAAGGAAGAATTTCTTCTGAATCTATACTACGTGCAAATAAAGCAATGAAAATGCAACGTATTTTAGGAAGATCAGGTATTCGTGAATTATATATGAATTGTTCATTTGATAATTATAAAATTGAACATGATGGACAAAGAAAAGTACTGATAGCATCGAAAAAATATGCTGAAAAATTTAATGATAATATTGCTAGTTTTATTTTTTCAGGAAAACCTGGAACTGGAAAAAATCATTTAGCATCAGCAATAGGTAATTATTTAATTTTACATGGAAAAAGTATTTTGCTTGTTACAGTAGCAGATTTAATGTCGAATATCAAAGGAACATTTAATGGTGCAAGTAATATCACAGAAGAAAATTTATTACATAATCTTAGTAGTGTAGATTTATTAATGATTGATGAAATTGGTATGCAAACTGAATCTCGTTATGAAAAAGTTATTATAAATCAAATTGTTGATAGAAGATCATCATCGAAACGCTCTACTGGAATGTTGTCTAATTTAGATCATAAAGGAATGAAAAATTTATTAGGTGAAAGAGTAATTGATAGAATGCGTTTAGGAAATAGTTTATGGTTAACATTTGAATGGGACAGTTATAGACAATATGTAAAAGGAAATGAATATTAA
- the mnmE gene encoding tRNA uridine-5-carboxymethylaminomethyl(34) synthesis GTPase MnmE: MIHNETIVAQVTCPGKSSVGILRISGTQSKTVAMELLGRVPLARFATYSKFLDVNSNVLDQGISLWFPAPHSFTGEDVLELQGHGSPLIMDLLIKRILSIKNVRLAKPGEFSERAFLNNKLDLIQAESIDDLINAETESSIYASLHSLQGHFSLFITELMNLIIKFRVYIESNIDFSEEDINLNIEDIVDSKFNKLNNQFLKIKKIVVEGKLLREGKKIVIAGPPNVGKSSLLNILSSSNRAIVTNIPGTTRDLLYEHISINGITCELIDTAGLRDTENLVENIGVIRAWEMIKQSDHILFVIDATIKLSEQKKICDEFIHNLSKINIPITFVLNKSDLIKNKCNFEKIVGLKCISVSAKTGIGIDILRQNIIQIEKCNSRESIFIARRRHIHQIDLAYNEFLVAKKQWKLFKNIECLADSLNIIHRFLGEITGKYTSTDLLNNIFSNFCIGK; encoded by the coding sequence ATGATTCATAATGAAACTATTGTTGCTCAAGTTACTTGTCCAGGAAAAAGTTCTGTTGGAATATTAAGAATATCTGGAACACAGTCAAAAACTGTTGCTATGGAATTATTAGGACGAGTTCCTCTAGCAAGATTTGCTACTTATTCAAAATTTTTAGATGTAAATTCTAATGTATTAGATCAAGGTATTTCTTTATGGTTTCCTGCTCCTCATTCTTTTACAGGTGAAGATGTATTAGAATTACAAGGTCATGGTAGTCCATTAATTATGGATTTATTAATTAAAAGAATTTTATCTATTAAAAATGTTAGACTAGCTAAACCAGGAGAATTTTCTGAACGTGCGTTTTTAAATAATAAATTAGATTTAATTCAAGCTGAATCTATAGATGATTTAATTAATGCTGAAACAGAATCCTCAATTTATGCTTCATTACATTCGTTACAAGGTCACTTTTCTTTGTTTATCACGGAATTGATGAATTTAATTATAAAATTTCGTGTATATATAGAATCTAATATAGATTTTTCAGAAGAAGATATTAATCTTAATATTGAAGATATCGTTGATTCAAAATTTAATAAATTAAATAATCAGTTTTTAAAAATTAAAAAAATAGTAGTAGAAGGTAAGTTATTAAGAGAAGGAAAAAAAATAGTAATTGCAGGCCCGCCTAATGTTGGAAAATCAAGTTTATTAAATATTTTATCATCATCTAATAGAGCTATCGTTACTAATATTCCAGGTACTACACGAGATTTGTTATATGAACATATTAGTATTAATGGTATTACCTGTGAATTAATTGATACTGCTGGTTTACGTGATACAGAGAACCTAGTAGAAAATATTGGGGTAATTCGTGCTTGGGAAATGATTAAACAATCTGATCATATTTTATTTGTAATTGATGCAACTATTAAATTATCTGAACAAAAAAAGATATGTGATGAGTTCATTCATAATCTCTCTAAAATTAATATTCCAATAACTTTTGTATTAAATAAAAGTGATTTAATCAAAAATAAGTGTAATTTTGAAAAAATAGTAGGTTTAAAATGTATTAGTGTATCAGCAAAAACAGGTATAGGAATTGATATATTGCGTCAAAATATTATTCAAATTGAAAAATGTAACAGTCGAGAAAGTATTTTTATTGCTCGTCGACGTCATATTCATCAAATTGATTTAGCGTATAATGAATTTTTAGTAGCAAAAAAACAATGGAAATTGTTTAAAAATATTGAATGTTTAGCTGATTCGTTAAATATTATTCATAGATTTTTAGGAGAAATTACAGGAAAATATACTTCTACTGATTTATTAAATAATATTTTTTCTAATTTTTGTATTGGAAAATAA
- the groL gene encoding chaperonin GroEL (60 kDa chaperone family; promotes refolding of misfolded polypeptides especially under stressful conditions; forms two stacked rings of heptamers to form a barrel-shaped 14mer; ends can be capped by GroES; misfolded proteins enter the barrel where they are refolded when GroES binds): MAAKDVKFGNEARIKMLRGVNVLADAVKVTLGPKGRNVVLDKSFGAPSITKDGVSVAREIELEDKFENMGAQMVKEVASKANDAAGDGTTTATLLAQSIVNEGLKAVAAGMNPMDLKRGIDKAVISAVEELKNLSVPCSDSKAITQVGTISANADEKVGALIAEAMEKVGNDGVITVEEGTGLQNELEVVKGMQFDRGYLSPYFINKPETGIVELENPYILMADKKISNVREMLPILESVAKSGKPLLIISEDLEGEALATLVVNSMRGIVKVAAVKAPGFGDRRKAMLQDISILTGGSVISEELAMELEKSTLEDLGQAKRVVISKDTTTIIGGIGEKHTIQSRISQIRQEIQEATSDYDKEKLNERLAKLSGGVAVLKVGAATEVEMKEKKARVEDALHATRAAVEEGVVAGGGVALVRVAGKISHLRGQNEDQNVGIRVALRAMEAPLRQIVSNSGEEPSVVTNNVKDGKGNYGYNAASDQYGDMIDFGILDPTKVTRSALQYAASVAGLMITTECMVTDLPKEDKSSDSNSAPAGGMGGMGGMM, translated from the coding sequence ATGGCCGCTAAAGATGTAAAATTTGGAAATGAAGCTCGAATTAAAATGCTTCGTGGAGTAAATGTATTAGCAGATGCAGTAAAAGTAACTTTAGGTCCAAAAGGAAGAAATGTTGTTTTAGATAAATCTTTTGGTGCTCCTAGTATTACAAAAGATGGTGTATCTGTAGCTCGTGAAATTGAATTAGAAGATAAATTTGAAAATATGGGTGCTCAAATGGTAAAAGAAGTTGCATCAAAAGCAAATGATGCAGCGGGAGATGGTACTACAACAGCAACATTATTAGCACAATCTATAGTTAATGAAGGTTTAAAAGCAGTAGCTGCTGGTATGAATCCTATGGATCTGAAACGTGGAATTGATAAAGCAGTTATTAGTGCAGTAGAAGAATTAAAAAATTTATCTGTTCCATGTTCTGATTCTAAAGCTATTACTCAAGTAGGTACTATTTCAGCTAATGCTGATGAAAAAGTTGGTGCTCTCATTGCAGAGGCAATGGAAAAAGTAGGTAATGATGGAGTAATTACAGTAGAAGAAGGAACTGGTCTTCAAAATGAACTTGAAGTAGTTAAAGGTATGCAATTTGATCGAGGTTATTTATCTCCATATTTTATTAATAAGCCAGAAACTGGTATTGTTGAATTAGAGAATCCATACATTTTAATGGCTGATAAAAAAATATCTAATGTTCGTGAAATGTTGCCAATATTAGAATCTGTTGCAAAATCAGGCAAGCCATTATTAATTATTTCAGAAGATTTAGAAGGTGAAGCATTAGCTACTCTAGTAGTTAATTCTATGCGTGGTATTGTAAAAGTTGCTGCAGTAAAAGCTCCTGGATTTGGTGATCGTCGTAAAGCAATGTTACAAGATATTTCTATTCTTACTGGTGGTTCTGTTATTTCTGAAGAATTAGCTATGGAATTAGAAAAATCTACTTTAGAAGATTTAGGTCAAGCAAAACGCGTTGTTATTAGCAAAGATACGACTACAATTATTGGTGGTATCGGTGAAAAACATACCATTCAAAGTCGTATTAGTCAAATTCGACAAGAAATTCAAGAAGCTACTTCTGATTATGATAAAGAAAAATTAAATGAGCGTTTAGCAAAATTATCAGGAGGAGTAGCAGTACTAAAAGTAGGAGCAGCTACAGAAGTAGAAATGAAAGAAAAGAAAGCTCGTGTTGAAGATGCATTACATGCAACTCGTGCAGCTGTTGAAGAAGGAGTTGTTGCTGGAGGAGGTGTTGCATTAGTACGTGTAGCAGGTAAAATATCTCATTTACGTGGTCAAAATGAAGATCAAAATGTTGGTATTCGAGTTGCTTTACGTGCTATGGAAGCTCCATTACGTCAAATTGTTTCTAATTCTGGAGAAGAACCTTCTGTAGTTACTAATAACGTTAAAGATGGAAAAGGTAACTACGGTTATAATGCTGCTAGTGATCAATACGGTGATATGATAGATTTCGGAATATTAGATCCTACTAAAGTAACACGTTCTGCTTTACAATATGCAGCATCTGTTGCAGGTCTAATGATTACAACAGAATGCATGGTCACTGATTTACCAAAAGAAGATAAATCTTCTGATTCCAATTCTGCTCCTGCAGGAGGAATGGGTGGTATGGGCGGAATGATGTAA
- the dnaN gene encoding DNA polymerase III subunit beta produces the protein MKFNINNKIFTQNLQKINRFITKNISFPILENILISIKDDILSLTTTNLEIELIANIKLIKHYVSGNTTVSSRKLLDICRNSLNSSNINIELHANKMHIISDTSQYILRTLPADNFPNHNNFHHISEFYIDSNILKEMIEKTHFSMGKQDVRYYLNGMLLEIINNSLYMVATDGYRLGMTHTLLTKKQKIESFSIIMTRKGIIELYKLLNISRQLIKILIGKNSIRIYIEQLVFTAQLIEGKFPNYNGLFLKKKNNGIILNCALLKQSLLRASILTHEKFCGVEIYIKNNQFKVLSDNQEEETAKDTFNINYIGPSIKISINVYYILDILNSISSENILLFLNNSNNSIQIEAEHDASTIYIVMLLKY, from the coding sequence ATGAAATTTAATATAAACAATAAAATTTTTACTCAAAATTTACAAAAAATAAACCGATTTATCACAAAAAATATTTCTTTTCCTATATTAGAAAACATATTAATTTCTATTAAAGATGATATCTTGTCATTAACTACAACAAATTTAGAAATAGAATTAATCGCAAATATTAAATTAATCAAACATTATGTATCAGGAAATACTACTGTTTCTAGTCGAAAACTTTTAGATATCTGCCGAAATTCGTTAAATTCATCAAATATAAATATAGAATTACATGCAAATAAAATGCATATAATTTCTGATACCAGTCAATATATCTTAAGAACTTTACCGGCTGATAATTTTCCAAATCATAATAATTTTCATCATATTTCAGAATTTTATATTGATTCAAATATTTTAAAAGAAATGATAGAAAAAACTCATTTTTCTATGGGGAAACAAGATGTACGTTACTATTTAAATGGTATGTTATTAGAAATAATAAATAATTCATTGTATATGGTAGCTACAGACGGCTATCGTTTGGGAATGACCCATACTCTTTTAACAAAAAAACAAAAAATAGAATCTTTTTCAATCATCATGACAAGAAAGGGAATTATAGAATTATATAAATTATTAAATATTTCTAGACAATTAATAAAAATTTTAATTGGTAAAAATAGTATTAGAATATATATAGAACAATTAGTATTTACTGCACAATTAATCGAAGGAAAATTTCCTAATTATAATGGTTTATTTTTAAAAAAAAAAAACAATGGTATTATTTTAAATTGTGCATTATTAAAACAATCGCTATTACGTGCTTCTATTTTAACACATGAAAAATTTTGTGGAGTAGAGATATATATTAAAAATAACCAATTTAAAGTATTATCTGATAATCAAGAAGAAGAAACAGCAAAAGATACATTTAATATAAATTATATTGGTCCTTCAATAAAAATATCAATTAATGTTTATTATATATTAGATATACTAAATTCTATTAGTAGTGAAAATATTCTTTTATTTCTCAATAATTCTAATAATTCAATTCAAATTGAAGCAGAACATGATGCTTCAACTATATACATAGTGATGTTATTAAAATATTAA
- the yidC gene encoding membrane protein insertase YidC, protein MEVQRNFFIFAFLLFSFLIWQAWHKKFFLNITKNEQIHPIFHMENIKQNKKQILIKNNVLSLVVNMYGGDIEEASLLVYKDTLHSSKPLKLLDTASDFIYQAQSGLIGKNGPDNPANNSRPLYVSSKNLFELKHDQTELRVPITWVSNEGIIYKKTFILKSNQYDIDIEYDIYNSTQKILEMNMFGQIKQTINIPKRRNIYSHNFALQTFRGAAYSSSDNKYEKYKFDKISNNQNLNVVTEHGWIAMLQQYFAVAWIPQNLGKNILYTSHLENDIAAIGYKSAPIHILPNSRSIIKSKLWIGPEKQNEMKLIAPYLDLTVDYGWLWFLSQPLFKLLTMLNNILGNWGFSIIFITFIMKGITYPLTKAQYVSIAKMRTLQPKIKEIKEKYSHDKQRISKEMIALYKKEKINPLGGFFPIFIQMPIFLSLYYMLIGSVELRHAPFILWIHDLSNQDPYYILPIIMGITMFFIQKTSSNNNISDSLQKNIMNCMPVIFTMFFLWFPSGLVLYYIISNLVTIIQQKFVLSHINKINKNYSK, encoded by the coding sequence ATGGAAGTACAGCGTAATTTTTTTATTTTTGCTTTTTTGTTGTTTTCTTTTTTAATTTGGCAAGCTTGGCATAAAAAATTCTTTTTGAATATTACCAAAAATGAACAAATACATCCAATATTTCATATGGAGAATATAAAACAAAATAAAAAACAAATTCTTATTAAAAATAATGTATTAAGTTTAGTAGTTAATATGTATGGAGGAGATATAGAAGAAGCTTCTTTGCTTGTATATAAAGATACACTACATTCATCTAAACCTTTGAAATTACTTGATACAGCATCTGATTTTATTTATCAGGCCCAAAGTGGGTTAATTGGAAAAAATGGTCCAGATAATCCTGCAAACAATAGTCGGCCATTATATGTTTCTAGTAAAAATTTGTTTGAATTAAAACATGATCAAACAGAATTACGTGTGCCTATCACATGGGTCAGTAATGAAGGTATAATTTATAAAAAAACTTTTATTCTTAAATCGAATCAGTATGATATTGATATAGAGTATGATATTTATAATTCTACTCAAAAGATTTTAGAAATGAATATGTTTGGACAAATTAAACAAACTATTAATATACCTAAAAGACGTAATATTTATAGTCATAATTTTGCACTTCAAACTTTTCGAGGTGCCGCTTATTCAAGTAGTGATAATAAATATGAAAAATATAAATTTGATAAAATTTCTAATAATCAAAATTTAAATGTTGTTACAGAACATGGGTGGATCGCAATGTTACAACAATATTTTGCTGTAGCTTGGATTCCTCAAAATTTAGGAAAAAATATATTATATACATCACATTTAGAGAACGACATTGCTGCGATTGGATATAAATCTGCTCCTATTCATATTTTACCTAATTCTCGATCGATTATAAAATCAAAGTTATGGATTGGTCCTGAAAAACAAAATGAAATGAAATTAATTGCTCCATATTTAGATTTAACAGTAGATTATGGTTGGCTTTGGTTTTTGTCGCAACCATTATTTAAATTGTTAACTATGTTAAATAATATTTTAGGAAATTGGGGTTTTTCTATTATTTTTATTACTTTTATTATGAAAGGTATTACTTATCCTTTAACAAAAGCACAATATGTTTCTATAGCTAAAATGCGCACATTACAACCTAAAATTAAAGAGATAAAAGAAAAATATTCGCATGATAAACAACGTATAAGTAAAGAAATGATAGCGTTATATAAAAAAGAAAAAATTAATCCCCTAGGTGGTTTTTTCCCCATTTTTATTCAGATGCCAATTTTTTTATCTCTTTATTATATGCTTATAGGATCGGTTGAATTGCGTCATGCACCTTTTATATTATGGATTCATGATTTATCTAATCAAGATCCATATTATATATTGCCTATTATTATGGGGATAACAATGTTTTTTATTCAGAAAACATCATCTAATAATAATATTTCTGATTCACTTCAAAAAAATATTATGAATTGTATGCCTGTAATTTTTACAATGTTTTTTTTATGGTTTCCATCAGGATTAGTTTTATATTATATTATAAGTAATTTAGTCACTATTATACAACAAAAGTTTGTGTTATCTCATATAAATAAAATTAATAAAAATTATAGTAAATAG
- the rsmD gene encoding 16S rRNA (guanine(966)-N(2))-methyltransferase RsmD, which translates to MHNSFYKKYGKIYIISGKFKGRKISFNNCNHVRPTTNQIRETLFEWLSKYIENATCLDCFSGSGALGIEAISRHAAFLTFLEIEKKTYWTLKTNIQKLNISNAEIIRTNTFYWLKKNSKPYDIIFIDPPYYHGLVEKTINLLENKKWIKKNSLIYIEQEKNQSLTIPNNWMLYKNKNKNQIQYYLYIVNK; encoded by the coding sequence ATGCATAATTCTTTTTACAAAAAATATGGAAAAATTTATATTATTTCCGGAAAATTTAAAGGTAGAAAAATATCTTTTAACAATTGCAATCATGTACGTCCTACTACTAATCAAATAAGAGAAACGCTATTTGAATGGTTATCTAAATATATTGAAAATGCAACATGTCTTGATTGTTTTTCAGGTAGTGGTGCTCTTGGAATTGAAGCTATATCTCGTCATGCAGCATTTTTAACTTTTTTAGAAATAGAAAAAAAAACATACTGGACTCTAAAAACAAATATACAAAAATTAAATATATCAAATGCAGAAATTATACGTACTAATACATTTTATTGGTTAAAAAAAAACAGTAAACCATATGATATAATTTTCATTGATCCTCCTTATTATCATGGATTAGTTGAAAAAACTATTAACTTATTAGAAAATAAAAAATGGATAAAAAAAAATTCACTGATTTATATAGAACAGGAAAAAAATCAGTCTCTTACGATACCAAATAATTGGATGTTATATAAAAATAAAAACAAAAATCAAATACAATATTATTTGTATATCGTTAATAAATAA
- a CDS encoding co-chaperone GroES, whose product MKIRPLHDRVLVKRQEVESKSAGGIVLTGSAAGKSTRGTVTAVGKGRVLDNGEIKPLDVKIGDVVIFNEGYGAKTEKIDNEELLILNESDILAIVE is encoded by the coding sequence ATGAAAATTCGTCCATTGCATGATCGTGTGCTTGTTAAACGTCAAGAAGTAGAATCAAAATCTGCAGGTGGTATTGTACTTACAGGTTCTGCTGCAGGTAAATCAACTCGAGGAACAGTCACTGCTGTAGGAAAAGGTCGTGTATTAGATAATGGAGAAATTAAACCATTAGATGTTAAAATTGGTGATGTTGTTATTTTTAATGAAGGTTATGGTGCGAAAACAGAAAAAATTGATAATGAAGAATTATTAATTTTAAATGAAAGTGACATTTTAGCAATTGTTGAATAG